The following proteins come from a genomic window of Salvia hispanica cultivar TCC Black 2014 chromosome 4, UniMelb_Shisp_WGS_1.0, whole genome shotgun sequence:
- the LOC125221024 gene encoding copper transporter 4, with amino-acid sequence MELKPLPLHHNIMQSAPPPLPPAAHIHRYHPFHMAFYWGKEAQFLFPGWPDNKPGMYAVSLVFVFALAIFAEFLSNLNLVKPGSNRAAAVFFPAGFHAVRAGFSYLVMLAVMSYNGGVFIAAVLGHAIGYVLFGSGLRKGSKPN; translated from the coding sequence ATGGAGCTAAAACCTCTACCTCTCCATCATAACATCATGCAATCCGCCCCACCGCCACTGCCGCCGGCCGCCCACATCCATCGCTACCACCCGTTTCACATGGCCTTTTACTGGGGCAAAGAAGCACAGTTCTTGTTTCCGGGTTGGCCCGATAACAAACCCGGCATGTATGCGGTGTCTCTGGTTTTTGTGTTCGCCCTGGCCATTTTCGCCGAGTTTTTGTCGAACCTCAATTTGGTCAAACCGGGTTCGAACCGGGCAGCGGCGGTTTTCTTTCCAGCCGGGTTCCATGCTGTTCGGGCCGGTTTTTCGTATTTAGTGATGTTGGCCGTGATGTCGTATAACGGTGGTGTGTTTATTGCGGCTGTTTTGGGCCATGCGATTGGATATGTTTTGTTTGGAAGTGGGCTTCGTAAAGGATCAAAGCCCAATTGA
- the LOC125223820 gene encoding uncharacterized protein LOC125223820 has protein sequence MAQQLDDAEFWLPSEFLTDDDLLMDFKTEKRGDAFCNSDLSSPGSESDEDDFAPGLARKIAHTPNFSTDHASKGWKLSGSPQSTLCGFKPGSSQSSPNSASRVSSPPVPKENIGWDLLCAAAGEVQRMRMTEETAPFHSNKPFAATVPVKTPPAPAYYPSQAHIAFLQLQASHFQRMKQQHMFKNGVWGQQQQGKVEYHQFQNKNGKIDGELGINPPQRLSMACWPTLQQSQQQQPGSGMRAVFLGETGAKKERTGTGVFLPRRFGTAPAENRNKPVCSTVLLPDRVVHALNLNLDGGLKERNNNALFSQQRRSPPAAAPTRSQELRLPQEWTY, from the exons ATGGCGCAACAGCTCGACGATGCTGAGTTCTGGCTTCCCTCCGAGTTTCTAACGGACGATGATTTGCTCATGGACTTCAAGACTGAGAAGAGAGGCGACGCGTTTTGCAACTCGGATCTGAGTTCACCCGGCTCCGAGAGCGACGAAGACGATTTCGCCCCCGGGTTAGCTCGTAAGATAGCTCACACCCCCAATTTCTCCACCGACCACGCTTCCAAG ggcTGGAAGCTGTCCGGGTCGCCGCAATCCACTCTCTGCGGGTTCAAACCCGGGTCAAGCCAGAGCAGTCCGAATAGCGCGTCGAGGGTTTCTTCGCCGCCGGTGCCGAAGGAAAACATTGGCTGGGATTTGCTGTGTGCTGCTGCAGGGGAAGTTCAGAGGATGCGGATGACTGAAGAAACGGCGCCGTTCCACTCCAACAAACCCTTCGCCGCCACCGTCCCTGTCAAAACGCCTCCGGCACCTGCTTACTACCCCAGCCAGGCTCATATCGCTTTCCTCCAGTTGCAGGCGTCTCAT TTTCAACGGATGAAGCAGCAGCACATGTTTAAAAATGGCGTGTGGGGCCAGCAACAGCAGGGGAAAGTGGAATACCATCAATTTCAGAACAAAAACGGAAAAATCGACGGAGAATTGGGGATAAATCCACCCCAACGTTTATCGATGGCGTGTTGGCCTACTCTGCAGCAGTCTCAGCAGCAGCAACCCGGTTCAGGAATGAGGGCGGTTTTTCTCGGAGAAACCGGCGCTAAAAAGGaacgaaccggaaccggagtTTTTTTGCCCCGGAGATTTGGAACTGCCCCCGCCGAAAATCGCAATAAACCAG TTTGCTCGACTGTATTGTTACCAGACAGAGTTGTTCACGCATTAAACTTGAATCTGGATGGCGGTTTGAAGGAAAGAAACAACAATGCTCTCTTCTCACAGCAGAGGAGAAGCCCGCCCGCCGCCGCCCCAACGAGGAGTCAAGAACTCAGGCTTCCACAAGAGTGGACATATTAA